A region of the Thamnophis elegans isolate rThaEle1 chromosome 1, rThaEle1.pri, whole genome shotgun sequence genome:
CTGTTAATGAAATCTATTGCTTGTGCTTTCAACTGTTCTGCACTGTGCAAATCTGCGAGAATCAGAAtgtctgccacattttctactgagAGGTTACTACACAGAGCTTCTTCACACATGATCTTCAGTCGTTCAAGTGCATACTGACCAAAGGGAAAAATTATTTGCAGATATTCAATGCTACTTAAGTCAGAAAAACAGACATCTCTAATATACAAATGCCTGGCAGAAATTATGAAATACTTGATCCCTTACAATGAACTACAGTATCTAAATGATAGAGCATGTACTGCTCTATCCTCAATGAATTCACATTAGGAACAATAATTCCAAGGGCTACATATCTGGCAAAAGAAATGCTAAGTCTGTAAATTTATTGATCCATTATTAGTAATTAAAGCATGTTAATCCTTCGAATTGAAAcaccaataaaaatattaatcccATCTATGCATTTCACTTCTCTAGTCTTTTACTGTAATATCCTAGAAAGAGGAAATTATGACAACAGGAGGTCTGAAAAGACCTTTCttctttctaaataaataattacatgTATGGTTATTCTCCTCGGTTCTCCAGAACACTGCCCAAAATAATGGATAACAGCTTATCactaataatataaaacatgttTATATAATGTCTGATCTTTCTTTACTCATGTATGCATCCATACATGCTTTCTTTAGCATGTATTTACTCATGCTACCGTGTATTGGTAGCATTCCTGAATGTAGGAAAATGTCAAAATGAGTTCTTTCtacattttgtaaaataaatagcaAAGCACTTCTATAGTTTTTCTTTACTTACTTTATCTGCTGCTGCCAACAAGCTATCCGCCATTTTTTCAAGATTTGGAGCCTTGCCTGTATAAATGAATCTCATCATCTCTTTAAATACGTCAGGATCTACATCATTTATTTCGACACAATTCTGTCacacaaatcagaaaaaaaatcttgttatGATTTTGAATTAAAGCATTATAAACCACTTAACCTAAAGCAATGCAGCTACAAAACGCATTAGGCCCCCATTATACCTGCTGATAACATTAACTAAACCTATTGTTGGGTTCCTTCAATCTTGgaaataacattttccccatgaaATCCAATAGAAATTTAGAAGCTGTAATGGTGCTCCATTTGGATTCATATAAAAAAGTCAAAGTAGTAAAAAATAAATGAGTCAGAAGTTGAACTAGAGCTTCTCTGCAAATTCAGATACTGCTCTTCCTACATTACATGTAGGTCCAATATTGCATTTTCTACACTTACAAATCTGTTTTAGGCTTCGAGCAAACTACTAGCTTTAAATTTAAAGAATGTTATAAGACAATTGCCGCTGAAGGCTTGACAATGCCTGGCCAAAGGAatgagtaaaaaaacaaaaaacccgcAATAGTACCAGCTAAGGTCCTTTGGGAAAGCAGTTCAAAAGGAGGCAACAATACAAAGGACTATGAAACCAATTTTATTCTGATGGATCAATTATTTCTTCCTAACTAAGTACAGGAGTCAGGGTATCCCAAATATGATTTTCCAACAGCAACTGGaatgtcttgtttttttccttgaaaatgtttcgcttctcatccaagacatttttaacaaacaaacaaaaaaaaaaaagcaagaaatccaattgccttttgaaaagcacctttgggacaaccatgacccggataattgagactctccatagacaggaTAGTTTTGACAGACAACCCATGCTTTCTATATCCTTAGATTAACATATTCAATCCAGAAAGGCCAATTCTATAACTGTTGCTCCAAGGTTCTGCATGTGATCTACTGCAAATGAATATCCACAAAGCACTTTTATTTTATGGGTCACACATTTGCAACACTTCATATAgtattatattttaaatgcattgttCAAATAAACTGAGATACTATTTGGCCCTTGAGTTTTTTTCATTTAACCCAGGGGTCCCAACCCCTGGGCCACGGATTGGTACAAGTCCgtggcctgttaggaactgggccatgcaagcgATGGGCAAGTGAGCAAAGcttcatctgtgcatgtgcaagatCTAGGTTGCGCCCGAAACCATTCCCCTTCCCCCTGGTCTGTGGAAGACTATTTTTCTTCCAAAACTGGCCTCTGGTGCCAGACAGGTTGGGGGCCGCTGATTTGACTGACTGATTGGTTTCTGTCACCCTATGCTGATTCAAAGGTTAGGTCCTTTGGGACATCATTCCACAGAAATGAAAGCAGCACTCCACTCACCTTTTTGCTTTCTTCCATTTCATGTTCAAACATGGCATTAAAAACAGGTGAACGAGCTGTGGGAAGAGACTTAAGCGTTAATAGTAGGTCAAGATTGTAACAAAAGCTATGAAACAAGACAGAAGTATACGATACCTGCAAGGATAGATTTATGAGCTTTGAACTCTTGTCCTCCCACATAAAAGCTGCAGTCTGTGAATCTTGTGGTTTCCCAGAGGTTGCCTAAATCTTCAGCTAGTCGACATTCAGGTACTTTTAAGGTGTTTGTACTGGACAGTCCTGATATATTCACGGAGTCTTGGACCACACTTACCTAATCAAAACAGTAAATAATATATCAATAACTGTAATGTTAAGGCCCTCATAGGGCAATAATGCATACATTAGGCAATTGGTTTCATTTCTGATACCCCAAAATCATGATATTTAGCTTGGAAAATAAAATAGACCAACATACCAATATGACCAATACAATTCAACATGTATTGTACTATTAGAATATTAAGAAAAAGCAAGAGATGAATATTTCTTATAGGTGGTTGTTTGAAATCTGCTCCTAGTGAAACCTAAcaacaatatatacaatataattgTTTTATCTTGTATCATAGAGTTCTCCAAACTTTCTAGCTTTGCAGACTGGTGTGGGAGCAGAGAAGGGACAGTTTTGCATGACTGGTGGGCAAACATGCACATGGGCGCAGATCCACTTACATGAGCAGTGTGCACTTGTGCCCACCGCTAAGACACACCAGAAAGGGTTCTGCAACTGGAGAATAGGAAGCCTATAGTTGCTGAATTACATCATCTAGCAGCTCTGATCAGCATAGGATGCTGGGCTAGCATTCCTATCCCAGATAATGTCTTATTATACTTATGCATATGAAGCAAGGTATTTTAAGTTAATACAAGACAAAACAGAATAATATATCTGGCTTAATCAAGCCCAAAATAGTAAGTTTTGATAAAAATGGAACATAAGAAGAACGGCAATTTAAAAGTTACTCCATGGTGGCAATACCCATCAGTAGGCTATATTTTATATACAGAAGACCTCTCTAGTagctaaaatctttaaaaattggACAAATAATCTAACCTAATATAGGTGGCTACCAAATGGTAGTGAAATTATTGTGATCTTGGAAAGAGGTATGGGGCAACAGCCATAAATTCAAAGACAGGTGTaagtagatttttaaaagtctgttGTAAGTTTGGTCATTAAATTGTAATAAGCCCGTGGCTATCTGAATGCATGTGCATTCAGATTTCCATCAAATGCACACATCTACATGTATCTGTGCATACACAAAGCCTTCAATAATCTGCATTCATCTGAGATTATTGGAAATGAAGATTAGTGCTCTTCTTCTGGGGTGCCTGCCATATACTTCCCCACAATTTACCTATATCACACTAGATACCAGATTTTCAAGAAGACCCAGCAACATAGAATCATTTCAATAGTGAGAATGAGGAGCTATAGACCTCCCTATAGATAATCCTCACTTAGCAGTGATAATGGAGACCAGcaactccattgctaagtgacaTGACTGTAAACGGTGAGTCATGTGACTGAACCAACCTATGGCAGTTGCAGCAGTTCTGGCTGCTGTCATTAAGCGACTCCTGTGTGATTGTTAAGTGCAATGTCACGATCACCAGTTGCAACctttggttttcccattgactttgcttatcagaagctcgTAATGAAAGTTGCAAAGATTGATTACATAACCCCAGGATGCTGAAATCACTATAATTGTAaattggttgccaagtgcccaaattacaATCagctgaccatggggatgctgcaacatacACAAgtatgaggactggtcataagtctccATATTCAGTGCTGAAATAATTTTGAACTGTTGCTGAACCAGTCATCATCATGTAAGGACTATTTGTATTGTAAAGCTAATTATGTTCAGTTTCCAAACAATGACTGAAGCTCCAAaaggagttagcaatagcaatagcacttagacttatatacaactttacagtgcttcacagacctctctaagcagtttacacaatcagcatattgcacccagcaatttgggtcctcattttactctccttggaaggatggaaggttgtcaaccttgagcctggtaagatttgaactgccaaattgcaggcaggcagcagccagcagaagtagccttcagtactgcactctaaccactgcaccaccgtggctcagttttttaagaaaaagaagtgCAAGACTGGATGCTCCTGAATCAATGCAGCAAAAACACTGCAATACAACAGACTTCATCTGTTGCAAGCACTCCTTGCCTTCGTCCATATTAAACATTTAATTCTAACAAGTTTGGTTTGCAGTCGAACTGTTTGATTCAGGAATATTGTATAACATGAGAATCCTTTCAGATTTAGGCTTGTTACATCCACTTATCAATGCAATAATTGTATTCATAACAAATTCATCACACAGCTAATTTAGCCTGTCTGTCTAACTAAAATAAGATGCAGTACATTTGTACCATTTAGTCTCAAGGGCCACATTTCAATTATTCTTCATGCACAATATAATGGCACATAATTAAGTTGTAAGCTTGCCAAGAAATTTTTGCACATATTTCTTGTAAATACAAAGATCAAAGCAAACTTATTAGCAGTTACAGCATCTATCATCTTCCTAAGCCACTAATCAGTCCCTGGCAGACCAGCCAAAGTATATTTAACACTCAGTGTACTGGGATCGTAACCTTCTTCACTAGTTTTCATTTGGAAAAACCATAAGCAGTCTTTCTGGATTTTACTAAGACTGTTTGGGTACTGACATAATTAACAGTGATTTATTGATTTAAGCCAAGCATCTTTTTCATCAGAGCATTTATActgattggatttttaaattaatcTAAACAACTTTCACTCTTTCAAGCATTCATGAACATTTGGATTGTTGAGAAAAGTTATCTTAATTTTGTAATATTGTTAACAGATTTAAATCTGAAGAATGTcagaataatttttaaacatCTAATGTCATGCAGGGAATTATCAATGTAATGAAAAACCACAACTGTTCTGAAAAAAGCAATTGTGTCAGTTTCACTACACAATTACTAATTCTAGCATATCAACCTTGTAAGTGAGAAACTCCATCTTCTTAAAACATGCCCCATAACTGTTCCCCTCTGTTTTCTTGGTTGGTAAGCTAATCAGGAAAGGTCTGGGATCACCATGATCATTACACATTCATTGTGGAAATaaactattttgtcttttaagaCTTTGCATTCAAAGTTCTGGTCAATTtgagccaggggtgtcaaattggcggccccgtgggctggatgcatcatgtgcaggccatgctCACCCCAATTCTGTGAATGGGAAATACatcacaaaatgtcacatgatggcaacatgacccTTTGATCCTATGATGGATCCCTATGCAATGTAGAATAAAGTGAAGCATTAGGAACATGCAAACAGTTTTATGAGGATGGAGTGGAAGTTGGAGTATtcctgtgattgattgattgattttgaccgacagacagacagacagacagacatcaatCACAGGAGTATTCCtcaggttttttttcattttgtgctAAATAGCAATGTGTCTAATGGGCAACTTATTTATAGAAAATGGATCTTGCATCAAATACGTAAGAAAACCATTAAGCTTAAACCTTTGATCAGGGTGTTTCTTTAATACAGAAGGGATAAACTTAACATTTAAAGCTTTCCTCATTTCTCATTCATAGCCATGGAAACcaatattctattttaaaaagcacagaTTGATTACCCACCTCACAAAATAGCGTAAGCTTGTCATCTGGTAAAAGACCATTAGTTTCCTCAAGTAAAAAGTCTCTTcgaatgaattttttaaaacccCAGTCCTTGCCTTGAACAAATCGATATGCTCTTTGGCTTtctagtagtaaataaataaaacaggagtATATTcaattaaaagacattttaaaataattacagaTGAGAAATGAAATCCAAGGTTCCTACTGAGCTGAAGTCATCATATTATTAATAGCAATCTATGTATCTATGAATACATTTTTGGCTGAGAAACTGCCCTACTTGCTGTGCATTGAACATAGTTTAATATAAATTACCAGTGTTTGATTCAATTACCAACaacacagaaataaaatatagaggtaaatatttgttgttataaagacccagttgttaagttagtaacataattgtttactgaatctggcttccccactgactttgcttgtcagaaggtcacaaaaagtggtAAAATAACCCCAAGAAATTgctaccgtcataaatatgagtcagctgccaagcatcagaattttgatcatgtgaccatggggatgctgcaattgtcacaAGTATTAaacatagtcataagtcactttttcagtgttgttgtaactttgtcaCCAAATGaagtgttataagtcaaggactacctgtaatcttaaAGTATTCGGTAATATTTGGATGCCGATTAGTCAGGTAACAAACATGTTACCTAGAAAAAGTATTGTACACAGTCATTTTACAAAGGTTGTGCAGGCTTTTCTACCCTTCCGTTCTCCAATCAAGCTGGAGAGAAATTCTCCCAATCCTGGCCTGGGTACCAAAACCCTGGAAGGTGTCAAGTGGGGGAACACTATATTAGAAAAAACAATACTGCTGTTATGAAAGCTACAATGGCAGTAAAGTTATTTTCATCCACTAGTAACCTATGGCATTCTGGTGGGAGTCAGTTATAGAGAAGCTAAGCCTAGTGAGAAAAGGCTCTTGACTGTGAAACAATTATTTTAATACATGGGAGAATGAAGTGAACCTAGCCCAGTAACAGTATCCACTGTGCAGATTCATGAGCCACCAATAGGTCTTCCAAATAGCCCAGTATCTCCATCACAGGACACAATGCATCAACGCCACGGATTTATACTGGTATATTTtaagaaacaggagagaaaaataagaaagctcCATAATAGGATAATCAACAGCATTTCGCACACAAATCAAAGGACAGAATGAGGCCTCATTtaacccagacagcaggctgtcTGGCTTACCTGAGACCTCATTCTATCCTTTGATTTGAATGCAGAAGCAGGTTGCTAAAACTCCCCAAGTAAGACACATCAAGGAGTTAACTGTTTAGCCATCTCAGCAGTCACAAACTGACAGATCCTACAAATATTCATTAAATGGAAATTACAGAATCTTAGTAGCTTTTTCTGTGAAAGGCTTTACAGACAGCATGCTTTCCCAATCATATCTacaaagtgatttttaaaaaatggaacacagaatttaaataaacaaatttcctGTACTGTCAACTAGACAAACATCAGCTTAAAAACCCAAGGCAGCTATTGCAAAGTAGAGGttaagaagggggggagggagggggaaaggaaaggaaggaaggaaggaagaatataaaaaaaatctatggaAAGCTAGAATGTACAATCTTTTCTGAAAAGTTTGATTTGCCATAAACATTAAGTATTTTTAAGGGAATAAAAAGGCGATGAAGCTTAGTGAAGATTCTAATTCACCCTTTTGACAGTCTTTGGAAAGGCCCAAGTATTTCTTTCTCACACTGAAAGTCAACATgagagtaattttaaaaatacacttaCCCATTGCCtttgtttcttctctttttgCATTTAACAGAGAAAACTTAAATTTTGCTCTCACTTCACTTTTTGGACAACTAACTAGAAGTAAATACAATGAAAGATAATCTTTGCTTTCATCATCTAAACCTTTTGGGTTTACCCTCAGGCACCTGGAATGTAAGAAGTCTGGGTTATACATCAATGCTCAATAAAAATTGTCCTCGGCTAGACAAATTTATGTCAGGCCTTATAGGGCAATGTGTTTCAAATGTGCTAGAATAAGGTCTCTTACAAGGAATCATAAAATAACTCTCTTTTAGATTGATATTTTGCAAAATTGTTTTTGAATAACATGGCCTTAACCAAAGTTACAAACTTCAAATATTCCACTATTGTGGATTAGTGTCACATCTGCTATTCATTTATCTTCAAGTCTAGTCTTGCTCTCCTACCTCAATGGCAAGATTTTACTATTTTATACAGTAGAATAGCTCCTCTAGAAAAAATACATCTGACAAACATCTTAACACAAGGAAAAATCTGGTATTTGTCCTGTCAACACCTGCATTCACCATAAAAGTTTACAGGGCTCTTTAAAACAATATAGGATAAAGTGCAGAAAAAAGTGACAAAATCCATCCCCAtcttttttcactttcttttttaaaaagcttcattaCAATCTATGGTGATTTCTAAAAGCTACTCAATGGAGcctgtaaatacaggtagtcctcgacttatgtccacaattgaacccaacatttttgttgctaagcaagtcagttgttaaatgaatttttccccattttacaaccttttgttaagtgaatcactgcagttaacttAGTagcatggtcgttaagtgaatctgacttccccattgactttacttgttagaaggttgcaaaaggagatcacatgaccctggaatactgcaaccattataaacacATACCAGGTgccaaatgatcacatgaccatggggatgctgcaacagtcataagtgtgaaaaatagttcttttttcagtgccattgtaactttgaatggtcactaaatgaactcttgttaaGTCGAGAGCTACCTCTATGTTCAAAAcacatggattaaaaaaaaacaggctttgTAAGGAAAACCAAATATAAgcacatttttctctttaaataatAACTTCTGATCTACTCAATTTGCATCTCACCTCAAGATGCTCAGGATAATAATAATCCCAAGCTTTCAGAAAGCATGCTTCCATCACACATTCAGGGACAAAAGGAATGGATTATAATCAAAATTTTAACGTTACATAAACAAGGGAATTACATGAAAACATTCTTACACCACACTAATTCAAGCACTTAAAATAGAATGTACACGAATTCCTGATTTATACATAAAGTTAAATAAGCCACAGAGAGCTACACTAAATTAACTTGGCTTCCCGGTTCAAACTTGCTTAAGTAACCatctatttttgtttatttagcaATTTGTGTTTAAACCAAATGTGGTTTAGCATGATATATGAACCCTATCAGAGTTTCAGTAGTCTTAAAATGAGAAGCTAGTTTGATATAAATGCAAAACATTGGTGGTTCCTAacacaataaatgtattttatatacaaacacaaaaaaatgaatatttattagCCAAACCTGCACCATTAAAGACCACATTTTGTAGGATTTTAGGAAGAAATGTCAAAACATTGACAATCTGGTgatctcaaaatatttttttgccatcATGTACATAATTTTTCATATTAACTACTTAATGCTGAGCTGGGGCAAAGTATCAGATATGGTATGATAGGGAAAGGTGTACATTTTCAACCGATAAATTAGTGATCTCATGTTTCCAGTGATGACACAGTGTTTTTGTTAcaatatttaaatttagtagTTGGAATATTGGGGTTGAGGCAGAACACACAGTTATAGCTGATTAGTTTGAGTGCTGgctcctgcatgaggcaatctgtCCTGTGATTGGTTACTGTGGGTATGGAGGGgacctttttcttctgtgtaccCTATGTGCTCAATTCCCTGATAATTTCATATCAGAGAAAAGTAGTGGAAATCACTACAGTATATTTCAATATGTTACAGTATGTATGACAAATTATATTTCAGTCTTTAGCTGTGCTGACTTGTCATTATGATTGGTAGTAGTTAACAGTTTTTCTGTTAACTATTCTAATAAAATATTGTATCCTAACAGGAGACATTATATTTTCATGGAATCTCTTATATTTAAGGCAAAAAGAAATTAATGCATATATCTTACCATTTCATTTTATCATTTGGCCCTGAAGAAAAAGTCgaactttttaaaacttcacCCATTTCTTCTCGGCAGAAACTGAAGTTATTAATGGTCCACATATAAGAAAACTTCACAACTTTAACCTACATAAGAAATGCAGACAGTTATGTAAATTTACAAAGTTCATCTTTttcaaaactaattttaaaaaattaccaaaGAAGTCAACTGCTCACCCACTTAAAGATAACAAAACAATATCTTATTGAATTAAGGAATCACtcaactttatattttaaaaattatgtcaaCACATTGCATAATTATTTTCCATTAATTCAAAATTGCCACTACTAACTCTTGGTCCTGGAGAGCAATAAATCTGTAGGCTCCCAGACTTGAGAAAGCTGTATTTATGATTAATTTGCTTTCTAATATTTGACTAATTCAATTGCTAATAATGCTAATACTTTGTATTATGGATTGCCAGGAAATAAGTGTTTCATTGATGATCATGTCAGGCAGTAGAGCTATTAATGCATAAAACTTAAGCTTCTCATTTTGAGATAATTCATCTCATTCTTTCTAGTTTTATAGAACAAGATTACAGCATTTTATCCCCACTTTCTCTTAATTGGAAACAGTAGTAAATTAATAATAGGAAACTTAATAGCTCCTCAGAGTTCAAAAAGCTAACACATGTAATaatgttttaactttttaaattttagataTTAGACCTTGGGATATTTCAGAACATCCCTTTTGCATTCGTATGTTGCATACtataattgtattatttatttattaataaatcaatCACATTGGAAAGCTGCCCATCTCATAAAAAGTAACTGTACTTTGAAAATGATTTAAAAGACTATTCAAAATGCCTTTGGATCAGCATTGTTTTAAAACAGCTACAATATTTTTGAGATTTATATGAAAAACTGAAACAAAATGTGGTTGGTTTAAAAAACTGAAACAAAATGTGGCTGCTGTGCCCCTCTTCATTCTGTAGTACTACCCAATCATTTTGGAAGCATGAACAGCCTTACTATTCACTTCTACTAGAATTTTCTGGTCTTCAGAATTAAGCAGAATTACGCCTGGTTAATCTTTGATATGATACTGCCAGAGGAAATCAGAGTCGTAGATAAATAAACATCCAGACAGGCAACTGCATACACTTTCCATATCACTGCTAAGAAACTCACATGGACATGTCATTAAGAGGAGCTGAAACTGACTCAAAGGGATGGGGGGAAAAGACCGTCATTGCATTTCACCAaacagagagatacaaactgAACTGTGTAATACTAACGGTTGAGATCTGGTTCATTATTGAAAGGCTAAGTGACCAATTACCACTGGCCACTCTTTGTCATTGTCAGGTACAGGTTGAACACTTCAAAGACTTTAGGCTGTTCATCtatatttttttttgacaacTCACCAAACTCTGGTATTTAATCTTCTGCCTGTAAAACTGTCACTGCTTTTTTCACTTTGTGTTTCTATATTGGGTTTTTTGCTAAAATGTCATTATCCAACTTTTTGTCTCcctgttctttcttctttcaaaatcataaatatttatttggatATTTTCAGGCATGGTTCTTATCATTACTTTTGGGCAATGCCTCTTTCTCAAGGTTGATTTATTTTTACTTAGTTAGATTTTCTTCGAGATTTCAAGGCAGTTTATTTGGGGTCTCCATTTCATCCCTACCATGACAACACCATGCTATAGggctggactgagagagaataaGTAGCCAAAAGGGCAACCTTCAACTATGAGAATTATGCTAATAACACATTCTAAACTCAGACACTACATTACCTGTGTGTAACACCAGCTTTCAGCCACAGGTCCACTGGACATCTCTCCAGATGGTGAAGGAGTAGGGACTCTTGACATCCCCACTTTATGGCACTCTTTTTCAGTATAAAGGCAGCAGTTTAGCTGTCAGTATCCTTCCTTTCAACACCAAGATGGAAGCAAAGAATTAGCATTGTTTCACAATTATTAATCCACAGTTTCTATATAAAGATATGAAATGCC
Encoded here:
- the SPOPL gene encoding speckle-type POZ protein-like, translating into MSRVPTPSPSGEMSSGPVAESWCYTQVKVVKFSYMWTINNFSFCREEMGEVLKSSTFSSGPNDKMKWCLRVNPKGLDDESKDYLSLYLLLVSCPKSEVRAKFKFSLLNAKREETKAMESQRAYRFVQGKDWGFKKFIRRDFLLEETNGLLPDDKLTLFCEVSVVQDSVNISGLSSTNTLKVPECRLAEDLGNLWETTRFTDCSFYVGGQEFKAHKSILAARSPVFNAMFEHEMEESKKNCVEINDVDPDVFKEMMRFIYTGKAPNLEKMADSLLAAADKYALERLKIMCEEALCSNLSVENVADILILADLHSAEQLKAQAIDFINRCSVLRQLGCKDGKNWNNSQATDITETAGWKSMIHSHPHLVAEAFRALASAQCPQFGIPRKRLKQS